Proteins co-encoded in one Pogona vitticeps strain Pit_001003342236 chromosome 9, PviZW2.1, whole genome shotgun sequence genomic window:
- the BMP8A gene encoding bone morphogenetic protein 8A, giving the protein MQLPAAPILLLLPLLLPPALLLLAREPEPLPAAGRPAAAASCRPASRQPSWVPRRLSGREVQREILALLGLPGRPRPRPRAPLAAAPSGPAARPRQQHPPQQHQPRPPSAAPLFMLDLYRTLARLDDAEDQEEEEEEEGALGPRAPARARPGASRGSAADGADTVMSFVNLVELDRDLSHQKPYWKEFRFDLTQIPKGELVTAAEFRIYKMQSFSRHVNETLHISIYEIVQEHHKRDPDLLFLDVQDFSAGTEGWLVFDIVAASSHWLLNHKYNLGLRLYVETDNGQSIDPGLAGFLGRHGPRSKQPFVVMFFRASHNQVRVPRGVRQLRKRQRKKSHNFSHLHRLPGSFDDAHVSEGRQVCKRHELYVSFQDLGWLDWVIAPRGYSAFYCEGECAFPLDSCMNATNHAILQSLVHLMKPEAVPKACCAPTKLSATSVLYYDSNNNVILKKHRNMVVKACGCH; this is encoded by the exons ATGCAGCTCCCGGCGGCCCcgatcctgctgctgctgccgctgctgctcccGCCGGCGCTGCTCCTGCTGGCGAGGGAGCCCGAGCCTCTCCCGGCCGCGggccgccccgccgccgccgcctcctgccGCCCCGCGTCCCGCCAGCCGTCGTGGGTGCCCCGGCGGCTCAGCGGGCGCGAGGTGCAGCGGGAGATCCTGGCGCTGCTGGGGCTGCCGGGCAGGCCTCGTCCCCGGCCCCGcgcgcccctcgccgccgccccgTCGGGCCCCGCCGCCCGGCCGCGGCAGCAGCATCCTCCGCAGCAGCACCAGCCGCGGCCCCCGTCCGCCGCCCCGCTCTTCATGCTCGACCTCTACCGCACGCTGGCCCGCCTGGACGACGCCGAGgaccaagaggaggaggaggaggaggagggcgcccTGGGGCCGCGGGCACCGGCCCGGGCGCGCCCGGGAGCCTCGCGGGGAAGCGCCGCCGACGGGGCCGACACCGTCATGAGCTTCGTCAACCTGG tggaaCTGGACAGAGATCTCTCCCACCAGAAACCTTACTGGAAAGAATTTAGGTTCGATTTGACGCAGATCCCGAAAGGGGAGTTGGTAACAGCAGCCGAATTCCGAATTTACAAGATGCAAAGTTTCAGCAGGCATGTGAATGAAACTCTTCACATCAGCATATACGAGATAGTCCAGGAACACCACAAGAG gGATCCAGACTTGCTTTTCTTGGATGTTCAGGATTTCTCGGCTGGCACAGAAGGCTGGCTTGTGTTTGACATTGTAGCTGCCAGCAGTCATTGGCTACTGAATCACAAGTACAACTTGGGCTTGAGACTTTATGTGGAAACAGATAACG GACAGAGCATTGATCCTGGGCTGGCCGGATTCCTGGGCCGCCACGGGCCACGCTCCAAGCAGCCCTTCGTGGTGATGTTCTTCCGGGCAAGCCACAACCAAGTCCGCGTCCCACGAGGCGTCAGACAGCTGAGAAAGAGGCAGCGCAAGAAAAGCCACAACTTCTCTCACTTGCATCGGCTCCCGGGGTCCTTTG ATGATGCCCATGTTTCAGAAGGGAGGCAGGTATGCAAGAGGCATGAGCTGTATGTCAGTTTTCAAGACCTTGGATGGCTG GACTGGGTCATCGCCCCCCGGGGCTACTCGGCCTTCTACTGCGAAGGAGAGTGCGCGTTCCCTTTGGACTCCTGCATGAACGCCACGAACCACGCCATCCTCCAATCCTTG GTCCACCTGATGAAGCCAGAGGCTGTCCCCAAAGCCTGCTGTGCCCCCACCAAGCTCAGCGCCACGTCCGTCCTCTACTACGACAGCAACAACAACGTCATCCTGAAGAAACATCGCAACATGGTGGTGAAGGCGTGCGGTTGCCACTGA